From Flaviflexus ciconiae:
TCCTGATGGGAAGCCTGATAGGGCTGTGTGGTATGGCCGTAACCGGCCTGCTCGGCGCTGTATGCCTGGGGTGGTTGCTGGCCGTAGTTCTGTCCGTAGGCGGCTTCTTGACCGTACTGCTGGTCGTAGCCGTGCTGGGGCTGGCCGTAGCCTGCCTGATCCGCACTGAACGACTGCGTGGGCTGCTGGCCGAACTGGTCCTGATTCGGAGCCTGGTAGGACTGTGTATCTTGCGGGCCCCACTGGTTCTGTGGAGCCTCGTTAGCAGAGCCGGCCTGATAAGACTGCGTGTCCTGCGTGCCCCACGGCTCCTGCGGGGCCTCGTTAGCAGAGGCCGACTGGTCGTTCTGAGGCTGGAACTGCTGAGTATCGTCAGCAGTGTTCTCGGGCTGCTCGCCATCCTCTGGACGGCGCCCTCCGTTGAATTCTGACATTTTATTTTCCCCTGCGATATTCGCTTGTCGATAGATCGAGATCTGCTGAAGTCTATTCGTTGCCAGAATACATGGTAAAGACTGCTGTTCTTCCACGTGGACCGTATTGTCCGACTCGGAATGTGGGCACTACTTCCCACCGCCTACCAGCGCATGCTCTCCGGGTACCGACTATTCGGGTGCACCATCCGCAAAGGCCCGGCGCGCCGTCACCTGGAAATCAATTTCGAAATTATCTCGTTTTTCGAGTGAAGAAATCACGACAATTGAACATACATCTGATAAACATGGATCAAAAATGCGTCACTTTGCAACAATTAACGCCGTCCACATAAGAACATTGTTCATTTCGCTACTACTGGAGGCAAGAACGGCCTACTCTATCCCTGAAAGGTGTGTGCATCAGTTCACACCACGACTACACGGGAGGAACCATGCGACGGAGCATGAAGGCTACGGCCGCCCTTATTACATCAGCAGCTTTGCTGGCCGCTTGCGGCGGCGAAGAGGTGGAGGACACCGAGCCAACGGACGGTGGTGCGGACACGACCGACTCGACCGACGATGGCGAGACCACTGACGACACCGAAGATACGGAAGACACCGACGGTGAAGAAACCGACGATGGTGCCGACGGTGGGGATTACCCGGACCTGTCCGGCGTAACCATTGACGTCGCATCCGACTGGTCGGGTGCGGAGCAGGAGAACTTCGAGCAGGTCCTCGACTACTTCGAGGAAGAAACGGGTGCGCAGGTCACCTACACTTCGCTTGGGAACAACGTGTCCACCGCTCTTGGCACCCAGATCGAAGGTGGTGGCGCACCCGATATCGCGCTTGTCCCCCAGCCCGGTCTCGTTGACCAGCTGGTCGAGTCCGACGACATCGTCCCCATGACCGACGAAGTCGTTGCTGCGGTTGACGCAAACTATGCGGAGACCTGGAAGGATCTATCGACCTACGACGGCGAGCTTTACGGCGTGTGGTTTAAGGCCGCAAACAAGTCAACCGTTTGGTACAACGTTGGCGTTTACGAAAATGCTGGCGCCGACGTTCCCGAAACCTGGGAAGACTTCACTGCCACGCTGCAGCTCATTTCAGACTCCGGTGTTCCCGGCCTCGTCGTTGGTGCCGATGTTGGGTGGCCGCTGACCGACTGGTTCGAGAACGTTTACCTGCGTACCGCCGGTCCGGAAATGTACGACCAGCTTGCCGCACACGAGATCCCCTGGACCGATGACTCCGTCATCGAGGCCCTCGAGATTCTCGGTGAGCTGTGGGGCAACGATACGTTGCTTATGCCGGGAGGGGCACAGCGTTCCTTCCCCGACTCGGTCACTGCCGCTTTCACGGATCCTGCCGAGGCTGGCACCGTCTACGAAGGTGACTTTGTTGCAGGCAACATTGCCGAGCAGACCGATTCGGTTGTCGGCGAGGATGCCAACTTCTACCCCTTCCCCTCGATCAACGGCTCCGAGCCGGCAGTCATGGGTGCGGGTAACGTAGCAATCGCATTCAACGACGACGAAGCAACGATGGCTCTTATGACCTACCTTGCTTCGCCCGAGGCCGCAAACATCTGGATTGAGCTTGGTGGCTTCACCTCACCAAACCAGAATGCCGATACCTCCCTGTACCCGGATGATGTCTCGCTCGCTATCGCCGAGCAGCTGACATCGGCCGAGTCCTTCAGGTTCGACATGTCGGACCTCACTCCCTCCGCCTTCGGTGGTACCGAGGGTGAGGGCATGTGGGCTGTCCTCATCGAGTTCTACGAGAACCCGGACGATGTTGAGGGAACCGCGCAGGCCCTCGAGGATGCGGCAGTGGCCGCGTACGGCAACTAACCAACCAGTGGGCGGGGCGCATCGAAGTGCGCCCCGCCTTCACCGGCCTATCACCGGTCAAGTGAGGAACCATGTCCACTACCGCAGTGAAGAAGAACAAGAAGACAAAGGTCCGGGGTAAGCCCCCGATGTCGACGCAGAACCGCTGGCTTCTTGTCATCCTGCTCGGCCCCGCCCTGGCCTTCCTTGTTGCCTTCGTTGTTTATCCGATCATCTACTCGCTCTATCGCTCGACGTTTGACAGCCGCGGCGACGGATTCGTTGGTATCGGCAACTACGTCAAGGTCTTCACCGACCCACAAACCTTCACTGCGTTTAAGAACAACATCATCTGGGTGCTTGTCGCACCGCTCGTGTGCACAATACTCGGCCTGATCTTTGCCGTGCTCATGGAAAAGATCGCATGGGCAACGGCATTCAAGCTCATCATTTTCATGCCGATGGCGATTTCTATGCTTGCCGCGGGCATCATCTTCCGTACCGCCTTCCAGCAGAACCCCGACATTGGCATGGCAAACGCCATCACCGTCACCATTAAAGAGTTCTTCTCTTCGGGCTCCCACTATCCCGACGCACGGTTGAGGGCCAGCGAGGAGTTCTCGTCTTTCGAGCAGCAGGAAACGGGCGGTGAGATTCTCTCAACCTCCGAGTTCGGGCCCGGCGACGTCGCCCTTATCCCCCTCATCGGCATTGCCCCCGAGCACATCGGCGACGATCCCGTCCCCGCAGTTCCAAGCCAGGCGCAAGATAGAGCCGTGACTGGCACTGTCTGGCTTGACTTCATTCCCGGCGGTGGCGGAGAAACCGGCCACATAGATGCTGGCAAGCCAGGACTTGGTGGCATCACCATCCACGCTACGGATGGGTCCGGGAACGACTACGAGGCGGTGACGGCCGACGACGGCACATTCGCCTTCGAAGGGGTAACCGAACCCCTGACCCTTAGTGTTCCAGCATCAAACTTCACGTCCGGACCAACGGGAATCAACTGGCTGGGACCCGACCTCATTACCCCCGTCATGATTCTTGCCTACGTGTGGATATGGGCGGGCTTCGCCATGGTCATGATCGGCTCCGGCCTTTCTGCCATTGACCGCTCCCTGCAGGAAGCGGCACGAACCGACGGCGCTTCGGAATGGCAGGTGTTCCGGCACATCACGGTGCCGCAGCTGATGCCGGTCATCATGGTTGTCATCGTGACCCTCATGATCAACGTGCTCAAGATCTTCGACCTTGTCTACGTCATACCTCCTGGCTCATCGAAGCAGGAAGCAGAGGTGCTCGCCACCCGAATGTGGACCGTGTCGTTCGGTGGCGGTAACGACCAGGGCCTGGGCTCCGCCCTCGCCATCGTCCTCCTCATCCTGGTCATCCCGTTCATGCTTATTAACATCCGCAACTTCCGGAGAGGAGGCCAGCGATGAGTACCTCCAACATCGAGCACGTAGCACAGGAGCTTTCTGCCGAAGGCGAGGATCGGGACACAGAGAAGAGAGTCAAGCGGCGCCGGTCCGGCAAGGTTTATCGGGCCGGGGAACGCAAGAAGACCGTTGGCGGCAGGATCGTTGCCCTATTCAATAACTCGATCGTCAACATCATCCTTGTCATTGTTGCCGTCATGTGGCTTGTCCCGACGGTCGGCCTATTCGTTGCCTCGTTCCGTAGCTCGCAGGCTAACTCCGCCACCGGTTGGTGGACGGTCTTCCAAGACGTTCATCAGCTAACTGTTGAGAACTATTCATCGCTGCTCGGCAATGACGCGATGATGCAGTCTCTGCTCAACACGATCATCATTGTTGTCCCGTCCACGCTTCTTGTTGTCGCCTTCGGCGCCATGGCAGGCTATGCCCTGGCTTGGATCGACTTCCCGGGAAGGGACTGGGTTCTCATCGGGGTTGTGGCTCTCATGGCGGTGCCCCTCCAGGTTGCCTTTATCCCCCTTGCTCGCCTGTTCGGCAACATCGGCATCTTCGGAACCTATGCGGCAGTCATCATCTTCCACGTCTCCTTCGGGCTACCCTTCGCCGTGTTCCTGTTAAGGAACTACTTCACGAACATCAGCCCGGAACTTCTTGAAGCCGCGAGGATCGATGGTGCTTCGGAAATGAGAATCTTCCTCCGTGTTGCTCTACCGCTTGGAATGCCGGCGATTGCATCCCTGGCAATCTTCCAATTCCTGTGGTCCTGGAACGACATGCTGGTCGCCCTGATCTTCGCGGGCCCCGGGTCACAACCGATTACTGTGGCGATCCAATCCCAGCTACGCCAGTTCTCTTCGAACATGGACATCCTGTCGGCCGGCGCCTTTGTATCCATGGTGATCCCACTGCTCGTCTACTTCGCCTTCCAGAAGTACTTCGTCAACGCCCTCATGGCAGGCTCCTCGAAGTAACAGCAAACCCACCGGCGAAGTACCAACAACAGGCGGATCAGCGCAGAGAAAACTCTGAATTAAGCGATCCGGTGGATGAGCTCATCTGGCACGTAGCAGTCAGGCCCCCGATCTTCGGATCAGGGGCCTGACTGTTTTCCTGGCTTTACCTGACCGGGCATTTATTGCCGGGGCATACTTTGGCAGAGGTTATCTCCGGCGGCTTTCCGGCTCAGGCTCCCCCACCACAACTCCGATGGGGATCAGTCGATTCAGTCCTGGATGTTGGTGCGGTGGAAGTTCTTCCAGGAACGGGAGGCCGTGGGGCCGCGCTGACCCTGGTATCGGGAACCGGGTGCTCCGCTTCCGTAGGGGTTCTCGGCCGGCGAGGACAGCTGGAAGAAGCACAGCTGCCCCACCTTCATTCCCGGGTACAGCTTGATCGGCATCGTCGCCGTGTTCGACAGCTCCAGAGTGATATGGCCCGTGAACCCGGGATCAATGAAGCCCGCAGTGGAGTGCGTAAGCAGGCCGAGCCTGCCGAGCGATGACTTACCTTCCAGGCGCGCCGCAATGTCTTCCGGAAGGGTCACCTGCTCATAGGTGGAGCCGAGAACAAACTCGCCCGGATGAAGGACGAACGGTTCGTTCCCAGCATCGATAAGGCGCGTCAGGTCTTCCTGCTCCTCGGCCGGGTCAATGACCGGGTAGCGGTGGTTATCAAACATTCGGAAGAACTTATCGAGCCGAACATCCAGGGAGGAGGGCTGAACAAAGTCAGCCTCCCAGGGGTCGATCTTGATCCGACCCTGGTCGACCTGTGAACGGATATCTCTATCTGAAAGCAGCACATATTGAGTTTGCCAGAAATCTGCTCCTTAGGCCCTCTCGTTCACTTACTACCCGGGCCCCGCACCTGCCACAATCCG
This genomic window contains:
- a CDS encoding ABC transporter substrate-binding protein, whose translation is MRRSMKATAALITSAALLAACGGEEVEDTEPTDGGADTTDSTDDGETTDDTEDTEDTDGEETDDGADGGDYPDLSGVTIDVASDWSGAEQENFEQVLDYFEEETGAQVTYTSLGNNVSTALGTQIEGGGAPDIALVPQPGLVDQLVESDDIVPMTDEVVAAVDANYAETWKDLSTYDGELYGVWFKAANKSTVWYNVGVYENAGADVPETWEDFTATLQLISDSGVPGLVVGADVGWPLTDWFENVYLRTAGPEMYDQLAAHEIPWTDDSVIEALEILGELWGNDTLLMPGGAQRSFPDSVTAAFTDPAEAGTVYEGDFVAGNIAEQTDSVVGEDANFYPFPSINGSEPAVMGAGNVAIAFNDDEATMALMTYLASPEAANIWIELGGFTSPNQNADTSLYPDDVSLAIAEQLTSAESFRFDMSDLTPSAFGGTEGEGMWAVLIEFYENPDDVEGTAQALEDAAVAAYGN
- a CDS encoding carbohydrate ABC transporter permease, which gives rise to MSTTAVKKNKKTKVRGKPPMSTQNRWLLVILLGPALAFLVAFVVYPIIYSLYRSTFDSRGDGFVGIGNYVKVFTDPQTFTAFKNNIIWVLVAPLVCTILGLIFAVLMEKIAWATAFKLIIFMPMAISMLAAGIIFRTAFQQNPDIGMANAITVTIKEFFSSGSHYPDARLRASEEFSSFEQQETGGEILSTSEFGPGDVALIPLIGIAPEHIGDDPVPAVPSQAQDRAVTGTVWLDFIPGGGGETGHIDAGKPGLGGITIHATDGSGNDYEAVTADDGTFAFEGVTEPLTLSVPASNFTSGPTGINWLGPDLITPVMILAYVWIWAGFAMVMIGSGLSAIDRSLQEAARTDGASEWQVFRHITVPQLMPVIMVVIVTLMINVLKIFDLVYVIPPGSSKQEAEVLATRMWTVSFGGGNDQGLGSALAIVLLILVIPFMLINIRNFRRGGQR
- a CDS encoding carbohydrate ABC transporter permease, which translates into the protein MSTSNIEHVAQELSAEGEDRDTEKRVKRRRSGKVYRAGERKKTVGGRIVALFNNSIVNIILVIVAVMWLVPTVGLFVASFRSSQANSATGWWTVFQDVHQLTVENYSSLLGNDAMMQSLLNTIIIVVPSTLLVVAFGAMAGYALAWIDFPGRDWVLIGVVALMAVPLQVAFIPLARLFGNIGIFGTYAAVIIFHVSFGLPFAVFLLRNYFTNISPELLEAARIDGASEMRIFLRVALPLGMPAIASLAIFQFLWSWNDMLVALIFAGPGSQPITVAIQSQLRQFSSNMDILSAGAFVSMVIPLLVYFAFQKYFVNALMAGSSK
- the dcd gene encoding dCTP deaminase, translating into MLLSDRDIRSQVDQGRIKIDPWEADFVQPSSLDVRLDKFFRMFDNHRYPVIDPAEEQEDLTRLIDAGNEPFVLHPGEFVLGSTYEQVTLPEDIAARLEGKSSLGRLGLLTHSTAGFIDPGFTGHITLELSNTATMPIKLYPGMKVGQLCFFQLSSPAENPYGSGAPGSRYQGQRGPTASRSWKNFHRTNIQD